The Halomicroarcula saliterrae genome contains a region encoding:
- a CDS encoding DUF7139 domain-containing protein: MSSVDGSGSTLDLMDFTTIRDGGIIETPTSYAMIVRVEPTDWLVLSTDRRESIYRSFLSYLRSLSFPTQILTMSTAYNPEPYLEGVAVDDELVIGSNTEDDSDVVPDESPLLDYGRKYHAEWVREVIDVADIRDREFFVAVAVPKGENRSEESPLNSLLSKVQGQSEPEEKDEDAYIEEVKARASHVASKLPQVQVETTLIDTRPAVLEILYEVYNNEKPAFGFTQSNFTRPSGVAEAAAFSSADTVGDTPTSDQSNSEEREYNRVSDTDPEPEPESDTTHLAPIPDGGYAHPDLADRVSKDRILRWYARNIGPIGHGERPIIPASVYAGLSLAILSVGLALGGLGGFVWSLEAAPRGTDIYWAARTASFAGLAVSLPAFLLSLVILLPTGRRAKLVGTVGLSVTAYATVLFVRAYPFQWDLSAPAQTTFTIQVYAAGVFALVFAVAVAIRSQRRLNLPIHTDGDDGRDGGNGIESDAHYDGPVVSDVAADGGQLTTAGISAAVPDTTDQDSEEQRTEAESRTADSKEASEKALRESSEEGSPAEQPGEKQAGEDE; this comes from the coding sequence ATGAGCTCCGTCGACGGATCGGGATCGACGCTCGATTTGATGGACTTCACCACGATTCGAGATGGTGGCATCATCGAGACGCCAACGAGCTATGCGATGATAGTACGGGTCGAGCCAACCGACTGGTTGGTCCTTTCGACCGACCGTCGAGAGAGTATCTACCGCTCGTTCCTCAGCTATCTCCGGAGCTTGTCGTTTCCGACACAAATCCTGACGATGTCTACGGCATACAATCCTGAGCCGTATCTCGAAGGAGTTGCTGTCGATGACGAATTAGTCATCGGATCGAACACCGAAGACGATTCAGATGTCGTTCCTGACGAGTCCCCGCTGTTAGATTACGGTCGGAAGTATCACGCAGAGTGGGTCAGAGAAGTCATCGACGTCGCAGATATTCGAGATAGAGAGTTCTTTGTCGCAGTGGCTGTCCCCAAGGGCGAAAATCGATCCGAAGAGAGTCCCCTAAACTCGCTTCTGTCTAAAGTACAAGGCCAGAGCGAACCTGAAGAGAAAGATGAGGACGCGTACATCGAGGAAGTGAAAGCACGCGCCTCACACGTTGCCTCGAAACTTCCCCAGGTACAGGTCGAAACAACTCTCATCGATACCCGGCCCGCTGTGCTGGAGATACTCTATGAGGTCTACAACAACGAGAAGCCAGCGTTCGGGTTCACACAGAGCAATTTCACCCGGCCCTCTGGAGTAGCCGAAGCCGCCGCATTTAGCTCCGCGGACACCGTTGGTGACACACCGACTTCTGACCAGAGCAACAGCGAAGAACGTGAGTACAACCGGGTTTCTGATACAGACCCAGAACCGGAGCCAGAATCTGATACGACTCATTTAGCCCCCATTCCTGACGGAGGCTATGCCCACCCAGATTTGGCTGACCGGGTCTCGAAAGACCGTATACTGCGCTGGTATGCCAGAAACATCGGCCCCATCGGTCACGGTGAGCGGCCGATTATTCCCGCCTCAGTGTACGCTGGGCTCTCTCTGGCCATCCTGAGCGTGGGGTTAGCGCTTGGTGGTCTCGGCGGGTTCGTCTGGAGTCTGGAAGCGGCACCGCGAGGTACTGATATCTACTGGGCTGCACGAACAGCATCCTTCGCTGGACTGGCGGTGAGTCTGCCGGCCTTCCTTCTGAGTCTCGTCATACTGCTGCCGACCGGGAGGAGAGCCAAGTTGGTTGGAACAGTAGGCCTCTCTGTCACAGCCTACGCTACGGTGTTGTTCGTCAGGGCGTATCCGTTCCAATGGGACCTGTCCGCACCGGCACAGACTACGTTCACGATTCAGGTGTATGCAGCTGGTGTCTTTGCACTGGTCTTCGCCGTGGCCGTAGCGATTCGTTCACAGCGTCGACTCAATCTGCCGATTCACACTGATGGTGACGATGGTCGAGACGGAGGCAATGGTATAGAATCCGACGCCCATTACGACGGTCCAGTCGTGTCTGATGTTGCAGCTGATGGCGGCCAGCTTACCACTGCTGGCATCTCAGCAGCAGTGCCAGACACCACAGACCAGGACAGCGAGGAGCAGCGTACTGAAGCGGAGTCACGAACAGCCGACAGTAAAGAAGCGTCTGAGAAGGCTCTGAGAGAATCTAGCGAAGAGGGTTCGCCAGCAGAACAGCCAGGTGAAAAGCAAGCAGGAGAGGATGAATGA
- a CDS encoding VirB4 family type IV secretion system protein, whose protein sequence is MNPLHVLFGKESDDDEERIPIDDLTGNETEVAIEYLQLINREPNRENIEWAAYQLQTDEVPLVSPVESLTERENLDKKVIAPKTMERTPEYQVRNGTISTTLTVTAFPSKVGLGWLVPLTVADANLRLSLHIEPTDQKKARNKLQARYTHTQTSLMRKAKKGRTDLQEDEAERDDLLRILQDVVRGKTKMFQIAVYIELLGESQEELAETRSQVETILAEQDVETVVLRRQQFEANGSVAPFATDTIDNTHTVQLEALGTLFNLVEPPIYDEDGILLGFDDTSRPVVIDRYAHSGFAAAITGKTGSGKSYCRKSEVYRRMLREPDVQFVLFDPAGDDYPYFAEKLGGEVIRFGGNQKVNPMDLEPPNRDIGETEDTYALTVRAIVEMLHTLFEASGGLPPAEEGMLTQAAHYAYLSKGIVMRQYDTYENESPTIGDLIRGVKIISVGGFAKAFEQEIVPMEDLLQLQELHILDSDGQLAETQPFAVPDAIFEPSEAHRSFAEALEPKFESFKPGGINQNLNGQTNLDLNSRLVVMDMSSFADTGEMPLILHAMLNWAYLEAKRSPSRFDVTFDEAHYLLGRESTRDLINLFIRHARHYDAGLTLMSQTAHEFLRTPEAHEVYDNCDIKMLFYTQSVAEETREYFDLSPEEVNYLQSDAPRGQASGFSGCLLSSTEHGRRRIEVHTGEFEHHVLDNNLDPWAYIAQQEGGVAPSEPAVGAGEGENIAPSQPVQEDVPSIDDTLDASAAFNQPSQKTSTVGDQ, encoded by the coding sequence ATGAACCCATTACATGTCCTATTCGGAAAGGAATCCGACGACGACGAAGAACGCATCCCTATCGACGATCTGACCGGGAACGAGACCGAGGTCGCGATAGAGTATCTACAACTGATAAACCGGGAGCCCAACCGCGAGAACATCGAGTGGGCGGCCTATCAACTCCAAACTGATGAAGTCCCGCTCGTCTCTCCCGTTGAATCGCTCACGGAGCGCGAAAATCTGGACAAGAAGGTGATCGCGCCCAAAACGATGGAGCGAACGCCAGAATATCAGGTTCGAAACGGCACCATCTCCACTACGTTAACCGTCACAGCCTTCCCATCGAAAGTTGGCCTCGGCTGGCTCGTGCCCCTCACGGTGGCTGACGCGAATCTCAGGCTGTCGCTACACATCGAGCCCACGGACCAAAAGAAGGCTCGCAACAAGCTTCAGGCACGATATACCCATACGCAGACATCGTTGATGCGGAAGGCGAAGAAGGGGCGTACCGATTTGCAGGAAGACGAAGCCGAACGGGACGACCTGCTTCGCATTCTCCAAGATGTCGTCCGCGGCAAGACGAAGATGTTCCAGATTGCGGTCTATATCGAACTGCTCGGGGAGTCCCAAGAGGAACTGGCAGAAACGCGCTCGCAGGTCGAGACCATTCTCGCCGAACAGGATGTCGAAACGGTCGTCCTGCGACGACAGCAGTTCGAAGCCAACGGCTCAGTCGCGCCCTTTGCGACCGATACTATCGATAACACCCACACGGTCCAATTGGAAGCACTCGGGACGTTATTCAATCTCGTCGAACCGCCGATCTACGACGAAGATGGGATACTGCTGGGATTCGACGACACATCCCGTCCGGTCGTAATCGACCGCTACGCTCATTCCGGCTTTGCAGCGGCAATCACCGGGAAGACGGGGTCGGGGAAGTCCTACTGCAGGAAGAGCGAGGTGTATCGCCGGATGCTCCGTGAGCCAGATGTTCAGTTCGTCCTCTTCGACCCTGCTGGAGACGACTACCCGTATTTCGCCGAAAAGCTCGGTGGAGAGGTGATTCGCTTCGGTGGGAATCAGAAAGTCAACCCGATGGATCTTGAACCACCGAACAGAGACATTGGCGAGACTGAAGATACCTATGCACTGACCGTCCGGGCCATCGTCGAGATGCTACACACCCTCTTCGAAGCCAGTGGTGGACTCCCCCCGGCCGAAGAAGGGATGCTGACCCAGGCAGCGCACTACGCGTACCTCTCGAAAGGAATCGTGATGCGACAGTACGACACCTATGAGAATGAGTCACCGACTATCGGTGACCTCATCCGTGGGGTCAAAATCATCTCGGTGGGCGGCTTCGCGAAAGCGTTCGAGCAAGAGATTGTCCCAATGGAGGACCTCCTCCAGTTACAGGAACTCCATATCCTAGATTCCGATGGACAGCTGGCAGAGACACAGCCATTCGCTGTTCCTGACGCGATATTCGAGCCATCGGAAGCACACCGTAGTTTTGCCGAGGCACTTGAGCCGAAATTCGAGTCGTTCAAGCCCGGAGGCATCAACCAGAATTTGAACGGGCAGACGAACCTGGACCTCAACTCACGCCTCGTCGTGATGGATATGAGCTCCTTCGCTGACACCGGGGAGATGCCCCTCATCCTTCACGCGATGTTGAATTGGGCGTATCTCGAGGCCAAACGCTCACCCAGCCGGTTCGACGTCACCTTCGACGAGGCGCACTATCTGCTGGGCCGGGAGTCGACGCGTGATCTCATCAACCTCTTCATCAGACACGCCCGGCACTACGACGCCGGTCTGACGCTCATGAGTCAGACGGCTCACGAGTTCCTCCGGACACCAGAGGCCCACGAGGTCTACGATAACTGCGACATCAAGATGCTGTTCTACACGCAGTCAGTGGCCGAGGAGACGCGAGAGTACTTCGACCTCTCTCCGGAAGAGGTGAACTACCTACAGTCAGATGCGCCTCGAGGGCAAGCCTCAGGGTTTTCTGGCTGTCTTCTCTCCTCCACTGAACACGGCCGCCGCCGTATCGAGGTCCACACGGGGGAATTCGAACATCACGTCCTCGATAACAATCTCGATCCATGGGCCTACATCGCCCAGCAAGAGGGTGGCGTAGCACCTAGCGAGCCAGCGGTCGGTGCTGGAGAAGGCGAGAACATCGCTCCGTCTCAGCCAGTCCAAGAAGATGTGCCGAGCATTGATGACACATTGGACGCATCTGCGGCGTTCAATCAGCCCAGTCAGAAGACATCGACCGTGGGAGACCAGTAA